One segment of Comamonas thiooxydans DNA contains the following:
- a CDS encoding class II aldolase/adducin family protein yields MKTSIQDIPSLQGKISAEEWRTRIDLAAAYRLVALMGWDDMVYTHITAKIPGPEHHFLINPYGMMFDEITASSLVKVDLAGNVVMDSPFPINPAGFTIHSAVHAAREDAGCVLHTHSVNGVAVSAQADGVLPISQQSIFVLSSLGYHDYEGVALRDDEKPRLVRDLGSNNFFMLRNHGLLTVGQSVADAFMAMYTFESVCMIQVRAQSGGGRLTMIDPAIIATSAQQAQQVTKGMGSGALNWPGLLRRLDRRNPGYER; encoded by the coding sequence ATGAAGACATCGATACAGGACATCCCCAGCCTCCAGGGCAAGATCAGCGCCGAGGAATGGCGCACGCGCATCGATCTGGCGGCTGCCTACCGCCTGGTCGCGCTGATGGGTTGGGACGATATGGTCTACACCCACATTACCGCCAAGATTCCTGGGCCCGAGCACCACTTTCTCATCAATCCCTACGGCATGATGTTCGACGAGATCACCGCATCCTCGCTGGTGAAAGTCGATCTTGCGGGCAATGTGGTGATGGACTCGCCCTTCCCCATCAATCCGGCAGGCTTCACCATCCACAGCGCCGTCCATGCGGCGCGCGAGGACGCCGGGTGCGTGCTGCACACCCACAGCGTCAACGGCGTGGCCGTGTCGGCGCAGGCGGATGGCGTGCTGCCCATCTCCCAGCAGTCCATCTTCGTGCTCAGCTCACTCGGCTACCACGACTATGAGGGCGTAGCACTGCGCGACGATGAAAAGCCTCGCCTGGTGCGCGACCTGGGCAGCAACAATTTCTTCATGCTGCGCAACCACGGCCTGCTGACCGTGGGCCAAAGCGTCGCCGACGCCTTCATGGCCATGTATACCTTCGAGTCGGTGTGCATGATCCAAGTACGCGCGCAGTCCGGCGGCGGCAGACTGACCATGATTGACCCGGCCATCATCGCCACCTCGGCGCAGCAGGCGCAGCAGGTCACCAAGGGCATGGGCTCCGGCGCGCTGAACTGGCCGGGGCTGCTACGCAGGCTGGACAGGCGCAACCCCGGTTACGAACGCTAG
- a CDS encoding MFS transporter, with translation MSNPPQGFPTPGARQPGDASTAVTNAVFSKVSWRILPLLLIAYMVAYLDRVNVGYAQLQMKETLPWDVAVYGLGAGIFFIGYFLFEVPSNMLLERIGVRKTLLRIMVCWGLIAAGMMFVQTPTQFYIARFLLGAFEAGFFPGMILYFTYWYPSTRRGQVIATFMAATTIIGVLAGPLSGATLKYLNGVNGWHGWQWLFLVQGLPAAVLGVVAFFWLQDKPGSAKWLTHAEKDVINESFAQEQSSATDKAANATHGQLLRDPKTWLLALTYFCLLGASYTMVFWMPTLIQSWGVKDVLTVGLLAAIPNACGVVGMILIGRHSDRQRERRLHFAACTGLAAVCLYATTLLQGNLPGSLLALSLGVIGLASATPLFFAMVSEYLPAKVAAIGIALINCLGNLGGAFSPYANALLIKQTGNNTYSMYLVIALYVSAGLLLLLTVRPPPRHAVPQMA, from the coding sequence ATGAGCAATCCACCGCAAGGATTCCCCACACCAGGCGCTCGGCAGCCCGGCGATGCATCGACGGCAGTGACCAATGCCGTCTTTTCCAAGGTCAGCTGGCGCATCCTGCCGCTGCTGCTGATTGCCTACATGGTGGCCTACCTCGATCGCGTCAACGTCGGCTACGCCCAATTACAGATGAAGGAGACCCTGCCCTGGGATGTGGCTGTCTACGGCCTGGGCGCAGGAATTTTCTTCATCGGCTACTTTTTGTTTGAAGTGCCCAGCAACATGCTGCTGGAGCGGATCGGCGTGCGCAAGACGCTGCTGCGCATCATGGTGTGCTGGGGCCTGATCGCCGCAGGCATGATGTTCGTGCAGACGCCGACACAGTTCTACATTGCACGCTTTCTGCTCGGGGCCTTCGAGGCCGGGTTCTTCCCCGGCATGATTCTGTATTTCACATACTGGTATCCGTCAACGCGCCGAGGGCAAGTGATCGCCACCTTCATGGCAGCCACGACGATCATCGGCGTTCTGGCCGGGCCGTTGAGCGGTGCCACCCTCAAATACCTGAATGGGGTCAACGGCTGGCACGGCTGGCAATGGCTGTTCCTGGTGCAAGGCCTGCCCGCAGCAGTGCTGGGCGTGGTGGCCTTTTTCTGGCTGCAGGACAAGCCCGGCTCGGCCAAATGGCTGACCCACGCCGAAAAGGATGTGATCAACGAGAGCTTCGCCCAAGAGCAGAGCTCCGCCACCGACAAGGCCGCCAACGCCACCCACGGCCAGTTGCTACGCGATCCGAAGACGTGGCTACTCGCGCTGACGTATTTCTGCCTGCTGGGGGCCAGCTACACCATGGTGTTCTGGATGCCGACGCTGATCCAGAGTTGGGGCGTCAAGGACGTGCTGACCGTCGGTCTGCTGGCCGCCATCCCCAATGCCTGCGGCGTGGTGGGCATGATTCTGATTGGCCGCCACTCGGACCGCCAGCGCGAGCGCCGTCTGCACTTTGCCGCCTGCACAGGCCTAGCCGCAGTTTGCCTGTACGCGACGACCCTGCTGCAGGGCAATCTGCCGGGCTCGCTGCTCGCTCTGTCGCTTGGGGTCATCGGCCTGGCCTCGGCCACGCCGCTGTTCTTCGCCATGGTCAGCGAGTATCTGCCCGCCAAGGTAGCCGCCATCGGCATCGCCCTTATCAACTGTCTGGGCAACCTGGGCGGCGCCTTCAGCCCCTATGCGAACGCCCTGCTCATCAAGCAGACCGGCAACAACACCTACAGCATGTATCTGGTGATCGCACTGTATGTCTCAGCGGGTCTGCTGCTGCTCTTGACCGTGCGCCCGCCCCCACGGCATGCCGTGCCGCAGATGGCCTGA